From one Lolium rigidum isolate FL_2022 chromosome 4, APGP_CSIRO_Lrig_0.1, whole genome shotgun sequence genomic stretch:
- the LOC124648477 gene encoding agamous-like MADS-box protein AGL62, which yields MAPRRPKGTGRKKIEIRPIESKEARQVCFSKRRVGLFKKAIELATICDAKVGAVAFSPGDNVFTFGHPSVDSVLDRFYSSEMQAAEAEAAGDGGGDLNQALADLNQAQDVLRERLEAEKAQRDSAEEVVAKARAEGCQTTAWLDRYVIQMGEEDLGPFAAVLAKVQAAAAARAGQVLQQALFTHLTVQGGGGGFEFGGTSSGMQMEMETETINKLHMIMAPPPPLPGYAPGMERTPQGFGPDGFPQ from the exons ATGGCGCCACGGCGGCCCAAGGGCACGGGCAGGAAGAAGATCGAGATCCGGCCCATCGAGAGCAAAGAGGCGCGGCAGGTATGCTTCTCCAAGCGCCGCGTGGGGCTCTTCAAGAAGGCGATCGAGCTGGCGACAATTTGCGACGCCAAGGTGGGCGCTGTCGCCTTCTCCCCGGGCGACAACGTCTTCACCTTCGGCCACCCCTCCGTCGACTCCGTCCTCGACCGTTTCTACTCTTCGGAGATGCAGGCCGCGGaagcggagg cggcgggcgacggcggcggcgacctgaACCAGGCGCTGGCGGATCTGAACCAGGCGCAGGACGTGCTGCGCGAGCGGCTGGAAGCGGAGAAGGCGCAGAGGGACTCCGCGGAGGAGGTCGTAGCGAAGGCGCGCGCCGAGGGGTGCCAAACGACGGCGTGGCTCGACCGCTACGTGATCCAGATGGGGGAGGAGGACCTGGGTCCCTTCGCGGCCGTGCTGGCTAAGGTTCAAGCTGCCGCGGCGGCGCGAGCCGGCCAGGTTCTTCAGCAGGCGCTATTCACCCACCTCACCGtgcagggcggtggcggtggctttGAGTTCGGTGGCACCAGCAGCGGGATGCAGATGGAGATGGAAACGGAGACGATCAACAAGCTTCACATGATAatggcaccgccgccgccgcttcctggGTACGCCCCCGGAATGGAGAGGACGCCTCAGGGGTTTGGGCCGGATGGCTTCCCCCAGTGA